Proteins co-encoded in one Leptodactylus fuscus isolate aLepFus1 chromosome 4, aLepFus1.hap2, whole genome shotgun sequence genomic window:
- the TRA2A gene encoding transformer-2 protein homolog alpha isoform X1 gives MSDVEGNNFESRESRSRSKSASESATRAKSQSRSRSRSGSRGSKRSESRSRSRSKSRSRSRRRTHKRYSRSRSRSHSHRRRTKSRSYSPDYKRRSRSHSPMSNRRRHNGSRANPDPNTCVGVFGLSLYTTERDIRDVFSRYGPLSGVNVVYDQRTGRSRGFAFVYFERIEDSREAMEHANGMELDGRRIRVDYSITKRAHTPTPGIYMGRPTHGTGSGGRRREYYDRGDRGNERNYERYEDYEYRYRRRSPSPYYSRYRSRSRSRSYSPRRY, from the exons GAGTCACGCTCTCGTTCCAAGTCAGCTTCAGAGAGTGCTACGCGTGCAAAATCGCAAAGTCGGTCTCGCTCTCGTAGTGGTTCAAGAGGCTCCAAGCGGTCAGAGTCCCGTTCTCGGTCCAGATCAAAATCTCG tTCAAGGTCTAGACGACGCACACATAAAAGATATTCACGTTCTAGGTCTCGCTCTCATTCGCACAGAAGACGAACAAAAAGTAGATCCTACTCCCCAGACTATAAACGAAGGAGCCGAAGTCACTCTCCAATGTCCAATAGAAGGAGGCACAATGGTAGCAGG gcAAATCCAGATCCAAACACATGCGTTGGGGTCTTTGGTTTAAGCTTGTACACAACAGAACGTGACATCCGAGACGTTTTTTCTCGCTACGGCCCTCTCAGCGGTGTGAATGTTGTGTATGACCAGCGCACTGGACGATCGAGGGGATTTGCGTTTGTCTATTTTGAACGCATAGAGGATTCTAGAGAG GCAATGGAACATGCGAATGGGATGGAGCTGGATGGTAGAAGGATCAGGGTAGACTATTCCATCACAAAGCGGGCGCACACCCCTACTCCAGGCATCTACATGGGCAGGCCCACACA TGGAACAGGAAGTGGTGGGAGACGCAGAGAGTACTACGACAGAGGAGACAGAGGAAATGAACGCAATTATGAGAGATACGAAGACTATGAATACAGATACAG GCGACGATCACCTTCCCCATACTACAGTCGCTACAGATCCAGGTCAAGATCCCGTTCATACAGCCCAA GGCGCTACTAA
- the TRA2A gene encoding transformer-2 protein homolog alpha isoform X2: MSDVEGNNFESRESRSRSKSASESATRAKSQSRSRSRSGSRGSKRSESRSRSRSKSRSRRRTHKRYSRSRSRSHSHRRRTKSRSYSPDYKRRSRSHSPMSNRRRHNGSRANPDPNTCVGVFGLSLYTTERDIRDVFSRYGPLSGVNVVYDQRTGRSRGFAFVYFERIEDSREAMEHANGMELDGRRIRVDYSITKRAHTPTPGIYMGRPTHGTGSGGRRREYYDRGDRGNERNYERYEDYEYRYRRRSPSPYYSRYRSRSRSRSYSPRRY; the protein is encoded by the exons GAGTCACGCTCTCGTTCCAAGTCAGCTTCAGAGAGTGCTACGCGTGCAAAATCGCAAAGTCGGTCTCGCTCTCGTAGTGGTTCAAGAGGCTCCAAGCGGTCAGAGTCCCGTTCTCGGTCCAGATCAAAATCTCG GTCTAGACGACGCACACATAAAAGATATTCACGTTCTAGGTCTCGCTCTCATTCGCACAGAAGACGAACAAAAAGTAGATCCTACTCCCCAGACTATAAACGAAGGAGCCGAAGTCACTCTCCAATGTCCAATAGAAGGAGGCACAATGGTAGCAGG gcAAATCCAGATCCAAACACATGCGTTGGGGTCTTTGGTTTAAGCTTGTACACAACAGAACGTGACATCCGAGACGTTTTTTCTCGCTACGGCCCTCTCAGCGGTGTGAATGTTGTGTATGACCAGCGCACTGGACGATCGAGGGGATTTGCGTTTGTCTATTTTGAACGCATAGAGGATTCTAGAGAG GCAATGGAACATGCGAATGGGATGGAGCTGGATGGTAGAAGGATCAGGGTAGACTATTCCATCACAAAGCGGGCGCACACCCCTACTCCAGGCATCTACATGGGCAGGCCCACACA TGGAACAGGAAGTGGTGGGAGACGCAGAGAGTACTACGACAGAGGAGACAGAGGAAATGAACGCAATTATGAGAGATACGAAGACTATGAATACAGATACAG GCGACGATCACCTTCCCCATACTACAGTCGCTACAGATCCAGGTCAAGATCCCGTTCATACAGCCCAA GGCGCTACTAA
- the TRA2A gene encoding transformer-2 protein homolog alpha isoform X3: MSNRRRHNGSRANPDPNTCVGVFGLSLYTTERDIRDVFSRYGPLSGVNVVYDQRTGRSRGFAFVYFERIEDSREAMEHANGMELDGRRIRVDYSITKRAHTPTPGIYMGRPTHGTGSGGRRREYYDRGDRGNERNYERYEDYEYRYRRRSPSPYYSRYRSRSRSRSYSPRRY, translated from the exons ATGTCCAATAGAAGGAGGCACAATGGTAGCAGG gcAAATCCAGATCCAAACACATGCGTTGGGGTCTTTGGTTTAAGCTTGTACACAACAGAACGTGACATCCGAGACGTTTTTTCTCGCTACGGCCCTCTCAGCGGTGTGAATGTTGTGTATGACCAGCGCACTGGACGATCGAGGGGATTTGCGTTTGTCTATTTTGAACGCATAGAGGATTCTAGAGAG GCAATGGAACATGCGAATGGGATGGAGCTGGATGGTAGAAGGATCAGGGTAGACTATTCCATCACAAAGCGGGCGCACACCCCTACTCCAGGCATCTACATGGGCAGGCCCACACA TGGAACAGGAAGTGGTGGGAGACGCAGAGAGTACTACGACAGAGGAGACAGAGGAAATGAACGCAATTATGAGAGATACGAAGACTATGAATACAGATACAG GCGACGATCACCTTCCCCATACTACAGTCGCTACAGATCCAGGTCAAGATCCCGTTCATACAGCCCAA GGCGCTACTAA